The genomic segment CGACGGGCTCGGCCTTGCCGATCGCGTAGGCGACCTGGACCTCGCAGCGGGACGCCAGGCCTGCGGCGACGACGTTCTTGGCGACCCAGCGCATCGCGTACGCGGCCGAGCGGTCGACCTTGGACGGGTCCTTGCCCGAGAAGGCGCCGCCGCCGTGGCGGGCCATGCCGCCGTACGTGTCGATGATGATCTTCCGGCCGGTGAGGCCCGCGTCGCCCATGGGGCCGCCGATCTCGAAGCGGCCGGTGGGGTTGACCAGCAGCCGGTAGCCGTCGGTGTCGAGCTTGATGTCGTCCTCCACGAGCTCCTTGAGGACGTGCTCGACGACGAACTTACGGATGTCGGGGGCGAGGAGGGAGTCCAGGTCGACGTCGGAGGCGTGCTGGGAGGAGACGACCACGGTGTCGAGGCGGACGGCCTTGTTGCCGTCGTACTCGATGGTGACCTGGGTCTTGCCGTCGGGCCGCAGGTAGGGAACGGTCCCGTTCTTGCGGACCTCCGACAGACGGCGCGAGAGCCGGTGCGCCAGGTGGATCGGCAGCGGCATCAGCTCGGGCGTCTCGTCGCACGCGTAGCCGAACATCAGACCCTGGTCGCCCGCGCCCTGCCGGTCGAGCTCGTCCTCGTCACCCTCCACCCGCGACTCGTAGGCCGTGTCGACCCCCTGGGCGATGTCCGGCGACTGCGCGCCGATCGACACCGAGACGCCACACGAAGAACCGTCGAAACCCTTCGTCGAGGAGTCGTAGCCGATGTCCAGGATCTTCTTGCGGACCAGGCCGGGGATGTCGGCGTAGGCCCTGGTCGTCACCTCTCCGGCTATGTGCACCAGGCCGGTGGTGAGGAGCGTCTCCACGGCTACCCGGGAACCCGGGTCCTCCTTCAGGAGGGCGTCGAGGATCGTGTCGCTGATCTGGTCGGCGATCTTGTCGGGGTGACCCTCGGTCACGGACTCCGAAGTGAACAGGCGGCGGGACATCCACACATCCTTTTCTTGAATTCCGGGTCGGTAAGGCGGGCGACTCGCTCAAAGGGGTTTTGTTCAGGGGCGGTTCACTCGGGCTGAAGGGCGTCGGGGAGTGCCGAGGCCCTTTCGCGCAGCAGGTTCTTCTGCAATTTGCCCGTCGACGTCGTGGGGAGCTGCCCGAAGACGATCCGGTGCGGCGCCTTGAAGCGTGCGAGCCGGGCGCGCACGAATTCGATGAGTTCCTCCTCGCCGACGGCGCCTCCGGGGCGGCGGGAGACGAAGGCGACGGGGACCTCGCCCCAGACCGCGTGCGGGCCCGCCACCACGGCTGCCTCGGCCACCTCGGGGTGCGCGGTCAGGGCGTTCTCGACC from the Streptomyces roseifaciens genome contains:
- the metK gene encoding methionine adenosyltransferase: MSRRLFTSESVTEGHPDKIADQISDTILDALLKEDPGSRVAVETLLTTGLVHIAGEVTTRAYADIPGLVRKKILDIGYDSSTKGFDGSSCGVSVSIGAQSPDIAQGVDTAYESRVEGDEDELDRQGAGDQGLMFGYACDETPELMPLPIHLAHRLSRRLSEVRKNGTVPYLRPDGKTQVTIEYDGNKAVRLDTVVVSSQHASDVDLDSLLAPDIRKFVVEHVLKELVEDDIKLDTDGYRLLVNPTGRFEIGGPMGDAGLTGRKIIIDTYGGMARHGGGAFSGKDPSKVDRSAAYAMRWVAKNVVAAGLASRCEVQVAYAIGKAEPV